From the genome of Rattus rattus isolate New Zealand chromosome 6, Rrattus_CSIRO_v1, whole genome shotgun sequence:
TCAGAGCCCCGCAAAGCGAGTTTGGAGGTTCCGGCGCCGCCCGCGGTGGCGCCCTCCGCGCCCGCGTTCAGCTGCAGCGACCTGCTCAACTGCGCTCTAAGTCTCAAGGGCGACCTGGCCCGCGACGCGCTGCCACTACAGCAGTACAAGCTGGTAAGGCCGCGTGTGGTGAACCACTCATCGTTCCACGCCATGGGCGCCCTGTGCTACCTGAACCGAGGTGACGGCCCGTGCCACCCGGCTGCGGGCGTGAACATCCACCCGGTGGCCTCCTACTTCCTCAGTTCCCCTTTGCACCCACAGCCCAAAACATACTTAGCCGAAAGGAATAAACTGGTCGTCCCGGCGGTGGAGAAGCTACCTTCGGGAGTAGCTTTCAAAGACCTGTCCCAGGCTCAGCTACACAATTACATGAAAGAAAGCGCCCAACTTTTGTCGGAAAAAATCGCTTTCAAAACCTCGGATTTCAGCCGCGGCTCTCCTAACGCCAAACCCAAAGTTTTCACTTGCGAAGTCTGCGGAAAGGTAAGTCTTATGCTAAAGggagtttcttctttccttccttccttccttccttccttccttccttccttccttccttccttccttccttcctccctcgcTTCCGTTTTAGTATTTGGGGAGTTGGGGTATAAGACTTGttttgccccctccctccctctaaacACTTTGACTTCAAATCTGCAGTTCCGTTAACCTGTTTCCCGTGTGTTTAATTTTAAGGTCTTTAATGCGCACTATAACTTAACCCGTCACATGCCGGTGCACACAGGAGCCAGACCCTTCGTGTGCAAAGTATGTGGGAAAGGTTTCCGGCAAGCCAGCACCCTTTGCCGGCATAAGATCATTCACACCCAGGTATGTTCCTCGGTCCTAAGTTTACCCGGAAGGCTTCGGAACTCTTTGGGGTGAGGAGAAGGGGTCGATAGAGCCTCACTCTTCAGCATAAGGTCTGGTGGGCCGTGGTGGCTGAACCGAGAGGCCTTGTGCTGTTATCTTTGTTCTGATTAAAAGCTTCGAAGTGTTAGTGTATTGTGCTGATAGGATTCCGCATCACAATAACAAAGTACCTTAAATGAAGTTCTCtaatcttctctttctctctgctgtttagGAAAAACCCCACAAATGCAACCAGTGCGGGAAAGCGTTTAATAGAAGTTCCACGTTAAACACACACACCCGAATTCACGCGGGCTACAAACCATTCGTGTGTGAATTCTGTGGCAAAGGATTTCATCAAAAAGGTATTGGGCCCAGGAGAAGGCTTCTCAGTGTGGTCGCACGAAAGCCATACTGAATATTCTCaggatgcttttaaaaagtgatctGTAAAGTGTACCTGCTTACCCGGGCGACTGTCACTTTTATTCCCTACTCTCAGGTCTCAGCAGTGTTAGAGAAGGCAGCCACGTTTGTTATGTCAAAGGATATTTCTTTGTCGCCTCCAGTTTTCATTTAGTATGACTGGATAAATAACGTGTATTAATATGTAGAAGAAATAAATTCAGTGCTTAAAAACAAACGTAGGGGAATCAATGCCCTGAACCCTGGGTCAAAACTGGGGCGGGTCTTCAGCCTGCCTCCTTATTTTTTTACACACCGGTCTCTCTTCTTTTCAAGCTTTGTTCAGAACCTTATCCGGGCCATTTTTCTGTTTCAGGGAATTACAAAAATCACAAGCTGACCCACAGCGGGGAGAAGCAGTTCAAGTGCAATATCTGCAACAAGGCTTTCCACCAGGTGTACAACCTCAccttccacatgcacactcacaacgACAAGAAGCCTTTcacctgccccacgtgtggcaaGGGCTTCTGTAGGAACTTTGACCTCAAGAAGCACGTCCGCAAGCTACACGACAGCAGCCTGGGGCTGACCCGCACTCCGACTGGGGAGCCAGGCAGCGATCCGCCGCCCCAGCTGCAACAGTCGCCGCCcgcgccgctgccgccgccgctgcaACCTACCTTGCCGCCTCCCGGGCCTCTGCAATCCGGGCTTCACCAAGGCCACCAGTGACGGCGGCCAAAGATCTCCCTAACCCCAACCGGAGGGCCCTCACTGCGGAAGTCCGCAGACTAGAGCGGACCTCTTGGTCCAAGCTCGCCTACAAAACCCGGGGCACCGGGCGCATAAGGGCCCCGCACTTTCGGGAGGACCCCATGCCTCTACATCCCTTGGCCTTTCGCCTCTTGCATGCACCTGCTAAATGGTTTTGTGTATTATATTCTATATAGGCACTAACAATTATGATATATTTGGAGGgacttatttcaattttttttttttgagttgagaAGACTTTTCATCTCGGGTGGAGagatggtgtttgttttgttttgtttttaaacgaATATCTGCTGTATTTATTGAGATCTGTATTATTCTACCGGGGAATGCTGCAtcgttttaattttattattgtatatatttccATTGTGTCGATTCTGCCATCTCAAAATGCCTGCTGACCGTTTATAATTTTCTCCTTCCCCGAAGCAACAAAACGCGGTGTGTATGTTCTATATACACACAGAGGTGTGTACTTGTGAGGATGCGTTCACCATTTGTGAGcccatacataacacacacacacatacatattagaTAAGAGTGGCTCATTACGAATGAATTTCAAATTTTGCTTTTGATCCTTGCACGTCGGAGTTGATTCATTGACTGTTGGAAATAAAAACTTGGAACATGCTTATTTAATCAACAAACCTGAAGACTTACTATTATTCAGCTAAAAATCCCTGTCAACAACTTTCTCACCCAtactcttgttttttgttgtttgtttgtttgttgttattttgttattttttgaacCAGCCTTTGATTAATAATGTCTACTGATTTGATCAGAACATTTACCACAGGCGAATAGTCTGTCCCCATGCTTGTTCCTTTGGGCAAGGTTATGAAATATGGTTCATCTCTGAGACAGAAGATGTGTGTCTAACAGAAATACAACGTTGACATGGGTCTTCTGGTAGATCTGTGTGGTCCGAAAGGCAGGGACCTTCTATCTAGAGCCTGTGGTATGTGGACTGCCACCATTCCAAAGACACATACTGACTTGTGCATAGCTGGCAAAGAGGGCCTCGTGTTTTTAGATGTGTACAAATGTTTATAGCCGAATATACTTCCATTCAAGGAGGAGACATGGATGAAAACCAAACCGTGACGAGTGCCAGGTCCTTGAAATGCTTTAAGTGTTAATCAGCAGCTCCACTGTGCGCTGGAGCTCGGCTGTTTTCTAACTGCAAGTCTCTCCTGTTTTCTTGCCAAAACAGTGAAACAACTGCTAAAGACTTTAATTAAGAGGGGTAATTAGTTCAGATTTATCAAAGCCGGGTTGTTATACTATTAGCTGCTCAGTAGAAGCTGCCAGACAAACTCACAGCCCTGCACAGAAGTCTCGCGTTAGCGGTCCATGTCCTGGGGGTGAGGCTGCTGGGGGCCGGGAGTAGGATGGCTACAGGGGTTCCTGAACAGAGGTCACAGTCCCCACtgccttgccccctcccccaatggGTGCGTGAGTCTGGGCTCCTCCTGGGGTATGTGTCCCAAGAACACACCCAGGTTCCAGACAGTAGACTCGAGTCTCCTGAGAGCCAAGTAGTCTCTTCTTGGAGCAGGGTGACCTTGCCAGTCTAGGATCACCCAGCAGACACTGGGTAGACTCGTGCCCCACTTTCGACCGGCCATGGggcacataagaaaaaaatggccGGTGGGGCATTAGGGAGACTGGCTGGGAGTGTGCAGATAGGGGGTGAGCAGAGAGCAGCTCAGAGGCACATCCACTTTCTAGGTAACTGGAATTCCCACTTCAATCAAGGCCACAAAGGGCACAGGATACCAAGAATTGGCTATGAGCTGAAATGTGGCAAGGGAGCCCTTGGGCATTCTCAGCGAAGGTGGTGTTGGAGCTCCTCTGGGACCCTCAGACGACACCCTGCCtgaaagagagatggggggaggtgggagtgcTGGGGTGAGTGctaaactgaactgaactctCAGGGTTTCGCAGAAGGGCACTAAGGTTTTAAGGTTTAGTCTGAGTTTCCAGGGCTTGCCCCAATGGGCACATTCAATGTAAGTGCAAACAAGCAACACCATAGATCAAACCCGGACGTCTACACACCCCCATTTCGTTTGGACGTCTACACACCCCCATTTCATTTGGACGTTTACACACCCCCATTTCGTTCTCGGTTGCCACACATTCGACCCACGTTAGGTTTGACTTCAGAAGGCATGAGAAAGTCTAGTTAGATTCCATGCCTTTATGAATACGCCATCGGACTCTATCTTCTCGACTCCATCGTTCTGAACATTGGCTGCATTCCCTCATGGTTGCTAGTGCAGCGAAGAGTATATTGAGAAATGTCTCCTAGGTGACCGGCGACAGCCTTTTCCAAGTAGCCTCCTCGGATTCTGAAAGCATTTGTTCCTTTGAGGAAGAAGAATGAGATCAGAGGTCGTTATAACTTGCAACGTATATATTTTAAGTTCAAGGGCAGAATGCAGCCTTTGCTTCTTGAACTTATCCTCAATTAGTATTTGGACTTCCTCTCAAAACTTGGGGTGAAATGTCCTTTAGACTTTCGGGTGATGCTATTGTTCTGTGGCGGAAAACCAAATGAACATTGTTGGGGAAAGTGTCTAAACCGCAGGATACTTCTTGTCAGGAGATATTTCTCTGTGCATTTTCATCTCCTAGCCCACACCAGCATGCTTTGGCATAGGAAATAGAGATGTGTCTCACCAAAGAAATGAATATGTTTGTGATGTTGAAGGAagacaggggagaggaaggaagggggtggggatgagagggggtaagggggagagagggggaagggagagggagagggagacagagagggagagagagggggagaggaagagggagagggagggaacaaaTAGACGCTAGGTTCAGTAGCATGGAATAGTTTAAGGTTGCTCGTAGATGCTG
Proteins encoded in this window:
- the Fezf1 gene encoding fez family zinc finger protein 1 isoform X1, which encodes MDSSCLNATTKMLATAPARGNVMSTSKPLAFSIERIMARTPEPKALPVPHFLQGAVPKGDPKHSLHLNSSIPCMIPFVPVAYDTNSKAGVNGSEPRKASLEVPAPPAVAPSAPAFSCSDLLNCALSLKGDLARDALPLQQYKLVRPRVVNHSSFHAMGALCYLNRGDGPCHPAAGVNIHPVASYFLSSPLHPQPKTYLAERNKLVVPAVEKLPSGVAFKDLSQAQLHNYMKESAQLLSEKIAFKTSDFSRGSPNAKPKVFTCEVCGKVFNAHYNLTRHMPVHTGARPFVCKVCGKGFRQASTLCRHKIIHTQEKPHKCNQCGKAFNRSSTLNTHTRIHAGYKPFVCEFCGKGFHQKGNYKNHKLTHSGEKQFKCNICNKAFHQVYNLTFHMHTHNDKKPFTCPTCGKGFCRNFDLKKHVRKLHDSSLGLTRTPTGEPGSDPPPQLQQSPPAPLPPPLQPTLPPPGPLQSGLHQGHQ
- the Fezf1 gene encoding fez family zinc finger protein 1 isoform X2, coding for MDSSCLNATTKMLATAPARGNVMSTSKPLAFSIERIMARTPEPKALPVPHFLQGAVPKGDPKHSLHLNSSIPCMIPFVPVAYDTNSKAGVNGSEPRKASLEVPAPPAVAPSAPAFSCSDLLNCALSLKGDLARDALPLQQYKLPKTYLAERNKLVVPAVEKLPSGVAFKDLSQAQLHNYMKESAQLLSEKIAFKTSDFSRGSPNAKPKVFTCEVCGKVFNAHYNLTRHMPVHTGARPFVCKVCGKGFRQASTLCRHKIIHTQEKPHKCNQCGKAFNRSSTLNTHTRIHAGYKPFVCEFCGKGFHQKGNYKNHKLTHSGEKQFKCNICNKAFHQVYNLTFHMHTHNDKKPFTCPTCGKGFCRNFDLKKHVRKLHDSSLGLTRTPTGEPGSDPPPQLQQSPPAPLPPPLQPTLPPPGPLQSGLHQGHQ